A genomic window from Streptomyces sp. NBC_01429 includes:
- a CDS encoding penicillin acylase family protein has protein sequence MPANTAPPSGKKKGRRARLIVIVLVLALVAGVGYGAYWGVSTVRASLPQTTGTVKLQGLSGSVEVRRDSYGVPQIYADSDQDLFRAQGFVQAQDRFWEMDVRRHLTAGRLSEMFGKGQVKTDTFLRTLDWHGVAQREYDTKLSAETKKNLQAYADGVNSYLKGRSGKDISVEYAALSFTNNYKPQKWTPVDSVAWLKAMAWDLRGNMQDEIDRSLMTSRLSEKQIDELYPSYPYSRNKPIVTEGGIDPVTGKYDPKAQPSGDATGDATGTGTGTGLGTGSADTGTGLGTGTGTSGTETDAGTDAGTGTGTATGDQTGTGTGTGTGSNVSYSASEATQGLESQLGALAGTLDEIPALLGPSGSGIGSNSWVVSGRYTTTDKPLLANDPHLAPQLPSLWYQMGLHCRRVSASCQYDVAGYTFAGMPGVIIGHNQDISWGFTNLGADVTDLFLEKVSGDSYLYGGKEKPFKTREETIKVAGGSSKKITVRSTDHGPVVSDRNSELKKVGEKAPVGNVAPDRGDGYAVSLQWTALEPGNSMDAVFEINKAKDFTQFRKAAEHFEVPSQNLIYADTKGNIGYQAPGRIPVRSSGFDGRTPAPGWDPKYKWEGYVPFEKLPYEYNPKRGYIVTANQAVIDAGKYPYTLTEDWGYGARSQRITDLIESKIKDGGKISTDDMQSMQLDNSSQIAKLLMPFLLKIDVSDPAIREAQKLLEGWDYTQEADSGAAAYFNAVWRNVLKLAFGNKLPKELRVQGECLNVRPANGSGPVDDAQRLVRECGQRSPDQAQPDGGDRWYEVVRNIIKDEDNDWWSSPATRKDSATKTRDQLLDRAMKDARWELTAKLGKDVSSWSWGRLHQLELKNQTLGTSGPGILKQMLNRGPWNLGGGEAAVNATGWNAAGGYEVLWVPSMRMVVNVGDWDKSRWINLTGASGHAYSAHYTDQTDKWSRGELLDWSYSSDAVERATRDTLTLTKE, from the coding sequence ATGCCCGCCAACACAGCTCCCCCTTCCGGCAAAAAGAAGGGGCGACGCGCCCGTCTGATCGTGATCGTCCTGGTGCTGGCGCTTGTCGCGGGTGTCGGGTACGGCGCGTACTGGGGCGTCAGTACGGTCCGTGCCTCCCTCCCCCAGACCACGGGGACGGTCAAACTCCAGGGCCTGTCCGGCTCCGTGGAGGTCAGACGCGATAGCTACGGCGTCCCGCAGATCTACGCGGACAGCGACCAGGACCTGTTCCGCGCCCAGGGCTTCGTCCAGGCGCAGGACCGCTTCTGGGAGATGGACGTCCGCCGTCATCTCACCGCCGGCCGCCTCTCCGAGATGTTCGGGAAGGGCCAGGTCAAGACCGACACCTTCCTGCGCACCCTGGACTGGCACGGAGTCGCGCAGCGGGAGTACGACACCAAGCTCTCCGCGGAGACCAAGAAGAACCTCCAGGCGTACGCGGACGGGGTGAACTCCTACCTCAAGGGCCGCTCGGGCAAGGACATCTCGGTCGAGTACGCCGCGCTGAGCTTCACGAACAACTACAAGCCCCAGAAGTGGACCCCGGTCGACTCGGTGGCCTGGCTCAAGGCGATGGCCTGGGACCTGCGCGGCAACATGCAGGACGAGATCGACCGCTCGCTGATGACGAGCCGGCTGAGTGAGAAGCAGATCGACGAGCTGTACCCGTCGTATCCGTACAGCCGTAACAAGCCGATCGTCACCGAGGGCGGGATAGACCCGGTCACCGGGAAGTACGACCCCAAGGCCCAGCCCAGCGGCGACGCGACGGGCGACGCTACGGGCACGGGTACGGGTACCGGCCTGGGGACCGGCTCCGCGGACACCGGCACCGGCCTCGGGACCGGCACCGGCACCAGCGGCACCGAAACCGACGCGGGCACCGACGCGGGCACCGGCACGGGCACGGCTACCGGTGACCAGACCGGAACAGGCACCGGCACGGGCACCGGCAGCAACGTCAGTTACAGCGCCTCCGAGGCCACCCAGGGCCTGGAGTCCCAGCTCGGCGCCCTCGCCGGCACCCTGGACGAGATCCCCGCGCTGCTCGGCCCGAGCGGCAGCGGCATCGGCTCCAACTCCTGGGTCGTCTCCGGCCGGTACACGACGACGGACAAGCCCCTCCTCGCCAACGACCCGCACCTCGCGCCCCAGCTGCCCTCGCTCTGGTACCAGATGGGCCTGCACTGCCGCAGAGTCTCCGCGAGCTGCCAGTACGACGTCGCGGGCTACACCTTCGCCGGAATGCCGGGTGTGATCATCGGTCACAACCAGGACATCTCCTGGGGCTTCACCAACCTCGGTGCCGACGTGACCGACCTCTTCCTGGAGAAGGTCAGCGGCGACTCGTACCTGTACGGCGGCAAGGAGAAGCCGTTCAAGACCCGCGAGGAGACGATCAAGGTCGCGGGCGGCTCCAGCAAGAAGATCACCGTCCGCTCCACCGACCACGGCCCGGTGGTCTCCGACCGCAACAGCGAGCTGAAGAAGGTCGGCGAGAAGGCCCCGGTCGGCAATGTCGCGCCCGACCGCGGCGACGGTTACGCGGTCTCCCTCCAGTGGACCGCGCTCGAACCGGGCAACTCCATGGACGCGGTTTTCGAGATCAACAAGGCCAAGGACTTCACCCAGTTCCGCAAGGCCGCCGAGCACTTCGAGGTCCCCTCGCAGAACCTCATCTACGCCGACACCAAGGGCAACATCGGCTACCAGGCACCGGGCAGGATCCCCGTCCGCTCCAGCGGCTTCGACGGCAGGACGCCGGCGCCGGGCTGGGACCCGAAGTACAAGTGGGAGGGGTACGTCCCCTTCGAGAAGCTGCCGTACGAGTACAACCCGAAGCGCGGCTACATCGTCACCGCCAACCAGGCGGTCATCGACGCCGGGAAGTACCCGTACACGCTGACCGAGGACTGGGGCTACGGCGCCCGCAGCCAGCGCATCACCGACCTGATCGAGTCGAAGATCAAGGACGGCGGCAAGATCTCGACCGACGACATGCAGAGCATGCAGCTGGACAACAGCAGCCAGATCGCCAAGCTGCTGATGCCCTTCCTGCTGAAGATCGATGTCTCCGACCCGGCCATCCGCGAGGCGCAGAAGCTCCTCGAAGGCTGGGACTACACCCAGGAAGCCGACTCCGGCGCCGCCGCCTACTTCAACGCGGTCTGGCGCAACGTCCTCAAGCTCGCCTTCGGGAACAAGCTTCCCAAGGAGCTGAGGGTCCAGGGCGAGTGCCTCAACGTGCGCCCCGCCAACGGCTCGGGCCCGGTGGACGACGCCCAGCGGCTGGTGCGCGAGTGCGGCCAGCGCAGCCCCGACCAGGCCCAGCCCGACGGCGGCGACCGCTGGTACGAGGTCGTACGGAACATCATCAAGGACGAGGACAACGACTGGTGGAGTTCGCCCGCCACCCGTAAGGACTCCGCCACCAAGACCCGTGACCAGCTGCTCGACCGCGCCATGAAGGACGCGCGCTGGGAGCTGACCGCGAAGCTCGGCAAGGACGTCTCCAGCTGGAGCTGGGGCCGCCTCCACCAGCTGGAGCTGAAGAACCAGACCCTGGGCACCAGCGGCCCCGGCATCCTGAAGCAGATGCTCAACCGGGGGCCGTGGAACCTCGGCGGCGGTGAGGCCGCGGTCAACGCGACGGGCTGGAACGCGGCGGGCGGTTACGAGGTCCTCTGGGTCCCCTCGATGCGCATGGTCGTCAACGTCGGCGACTGGGACAAGTCCCGCTGGATCAACCTCACGGGCGCCTCGGGACACGCGTACAGCGCGCACTACACCGACCAGACCGACAAGTGGTCCAGAGGCGAGCTGCTCGACTGGTCCTACTCCTCCGACGCGGTCGAACGCGCCACGCGGGACACGCTGACCCTGACCAAGGAGTAG
- a CDS encoding helix-turn-helix domain-containing protein: protein MFDIVHINLEERISMPGGTQRSTTPRDLAEDPDAWPHAIMTGHPQARVVQALARALGERLKERGLSLRQAATLTGVNRQAIVNLLNGISWPDVVTVSLLEDGLDVALWPGAASPASEKCG from the coding sequence TTGTTCGACATAGTGCACATCAACCTGGAGGAGCGCATCTCGATGCCCGGTGGCACCCAGCGCAGTACGACGCCGAGGGACCTTGCCGAGGACCCGGACGCGTGGCCCCACGCGATCATGACCGGTCACCCTCAAGCTCGGGTCGTCCAGGCGCTCGCGCGCGCCCTCGGGGAGAGGCTGAAGGAGCGAGGGCTGAGCCTGCGGCAGGCCGCCACCCTTACCGGGGTCAACCGGCAGGCGATCGTCAATCTGCTCAACGGGATCAGCTGGCCCGACGTGGTCACCGTGAGCCTGCTGGAGGACGGTCTCGACGTCGCATTGTGGCCGGGGGCTGCGAGCCCTGCCTCGGAGAAATGCGGATGA
- the moaC gene encoding cyclic pyranopterin monophosphate synthase MoaC — MTVFSRGETPGPHQQDSDGSDGIDGLTHIDESGAARMVDVSEKEITARTARASGRVRVSPRVVELLRGGGVPKGDALATARIAGIMGAKRTPDLIPLCHPLAVSGVTLDLSVADDAVEILATVRTTDRTGVEMEALTAVSVAALTVVDMVKAVDKGAVITDVRVEEKTGGRSGTWTRPERAGGGTA, encoded by the coding sequence ATGACCGTGTTTTCCCGGGGGGAGACCCCCGGACCCCATCAGCAGGACAGCGACGGCAGTGACGGTATCGACGGCCTGACGCACATCGACGAGTCGGGCGCGGCCCGCATGGTCGATGTCTCGGAGAAGGAGATCACGGCGCGCACGGCGCGTGCCAGTGGCCGGGTGCGCGTCTCGCCGCGCGTCGTGGAGCTTCTCAGGGGCGGGGGAGTGCCCAAGGGCGACGCCCTCGCCACGGCCCGTATCGCCGGCATCATGGGCGCCAAACGGACCCCCGACCTGATCCCGCTCTGCCACCCGCTGGCCGTCTCGGGCGTCACGCTCGACCTCAGCGTCGCCGACGACGCCGTCGAGATCCTGGCGACGGTCAGGACCACCGACCGCACGGGCGTCGAGATGGAGGCCCTGACAGCGGTGTCGGTGGCCGCGCTGACCGTGGTCGACATGGTGAAGGCGGTCGACAAGGGCGCGGTCATCACGGACGTACGGGTCGAGGAGAAGACCGGGGGCAGGTCCGGCACCTGGACCCGCCCCGAGCGCGCCGGGGGTGGTACGGCATGA
- the glp gene encoding molybdotransferase-like divisome protein Glp, with protein MSSTADPAPAPVRDQLWSVEEHLADILATVRPLDPIELQLPDAQGCVLVEDVMVPVALPPFDNSSMDGYAVRTADLVGATEEFPAVLTVIGDVAAGSGSLPEVGPGQAARIMTGAPLPPGAEAVVPVEWTDGGAGGGAVTSMRPAGASRDGASGEVRVHRPAEPRAHVRASGSDVRAGDLALEAGTVLGPPQIGLLAAIGRGRVLVHPRPRVVVLSTGSELIQPGETLGEGQIYDSNSFALTAAARDAGAIAYRVGAVTDDADELRAAIEDQLIRADLVITTGGVSVGAYDVVKEALSSVGDEDEAGSGVDFRKLAMQPGKPQGFGSIGPEHTPLLALPGNPVSSYVSFELFARPAIRALMGLQDVHRPVVRATLATEGAVSSPAGRRQFLRGTYDAEAGTIAPVGGAGSHLVAALAHADALIVVPEETVSVEPGTEVDVILIG; from the coding sequence TTGAGCAGCACGGCAGACCCGGCACCCGCGCCCGTCCGCGATCAGCTCTGGTCGGTGGAGGAGCATCTGGCGGACATCCTGGCGACGGTCCGCCCGCTCGACCCCATCGAGCTGCAACTGCCCGACGCGCAGGGCTGCGTTCTCGTCGAGGACGTCATGGTGCCGGTGGCCCTGCCGCCGTTCGACAACAGTTCCATGGACGGCTACGCGGTCCGCACGGCCGATCTCGTGGGAGCCACCGAGGAGTTCCCGGCCGTACTGACCGTCATCGGCGATGTCGCGGCGGGCAGCGGCTCCTTGCCCGAGGTCGGCCCGGGGCAGGCCGCCCGCATCATGACCGGCGCCCCGCTGCCGCCCGGCGCCGAGGCCGTCGTGCCGGTGGAGTGGACCGACGGCGGCGCGGGCGGCGGAGCGGTCACCTCGATGCGCCCGGCGGGCGCGTCCCGCGACGGCGCGAGCGGCGAGGTGCGGGTCCACCGCCCGGCCGAGCCCCGCGCCCATGTCCGCGCGAGCGGCAGCGATGTGCGCGCCGGTGACCTCGCCCTGGAGGCCGGTACGGTGCTTGGCCCGCCCCAGATCGGACTGCTCGCCGCCATCGGCCGGGGCAGGGTCCTGGTCCACCCGCGCCCGCGCGTGGTCGTGCTCTCCACCGGCAGCGAGCTGATCCAGCCGGGCGAGACGCTCGGCGAGGGCCAGATCTACGACTCCAACAGCTTCGCCCTCACCGCCGCGGCCCGGGACGCGGGCGCCATCGCCTACCGCGTGGGCGCCGTCACCGACGACGCGGACGAACTGCGCGCCGCCATCGAGGACCAGCTGATCCGTGCCGACCTCGTCATCACCACGGGCGGTGTCAGCGTCGGGGCGTACGACGTCGTCAAGGAGGCCCTCTCCTCGGTCGGGGACGAGGACGAGGCGGGCAGCGGGGTCGACTTCCGCAAGCTCGCGATGCAGCCCGGCAAGCCCCAGGGCTTCGGCTCGATCGGCCCCGAGCACACCCCGCTGCTCGCCCTCCCCGGCAACCCGGTGTCGTCGTACGTCTCGTTCGAACTGTTCGCGCGCCCCGCGATCCGCGCCCTGATGGGGCTCCAGGATGTCCACCGCCCGGTGGTCCGCGCGACACTCGCGACCGAAGGGGCGGTGTCGTCACCGGCGGGCCGCCGCCAGTTCCTGCGCGGTACGTACGACGCCGAGGCGGGCACGATCGCCCCCGTCGGCGGTGCGGGCTCGCATCTTGTCGCCGCTCTCGCCCATGCCGACGCGCTGATCGTGGTGCCCGAGGAGACCGTCTCCGTGGAGCCCGGCACGGAGGTTGACGTGATCCTGATCGGCTGA
- a CDS encoding 5-formyltetrahydrofolate cyclo-ligase, whose translation MRGELLAARALLSSEDARRAASVLAERALDLPELAGARTVAAYVSVGREPGTRVLLDALRSRGVRVLLPVLMADNDLDWAVYEGAGHLMRAGRGLLEPGGTRLGPGAVLAAEVVLLPGLAVDGRGVRLGRGGGSYDRVLERLVRAGAGPALLVLLYGNEVVARVPEEPHDHPVQAVVTPEGVRRFGR comes from the coding sequence ATGCGCGGCGAACTCCTCGCGGCGAGAGCCCTGCTGTCCAGTGAAGACGCGCGGAGGGCCGCATCGGTTCTCGCGGAACGGGCGCTGGATCTGCCGGAACTCGCCGGGGCCCGTACGGTCGCCGCGTACGTCTCGGTCGGCCGGGAGCCCGGCACGCGCGTGCTGCTCGACGCGCTGCGTTCGCGGGGCGTACGTGTCCTGCTGCCGGTGCTGATGGCGGACAACGACCTGGACTGGGCGGTGTACGAGGGCGCCGGCCACCTGATGCGCGCCGGACGCGGCCTGTTGGAGCCAGGCGGCACGCGGCTGGGGCCCGGGGCCGTCCTGGCGGCGGAGGTGGTCCTGCTGCCCGGCCTCGCGGTGGACGGGCGCGGGGTGCGGCTGGGGCGCGGCGGCGGCTCGTACGACCGGGTCCTGGAGCGGCTGGTACGGGCCGGGGCGGGCCCCGCGCTGCTGGTGCTGCTGTACGGGAACGAGGTGGTCGCGCGGGTCCCGGAGGAACCGCACGACCACCCCGTACAGGCCGTGGTGACACCGGAGGGTGTCAGGCGCTTCGGCCGCTGA
- a CDS encoding potassium/proton antiporter, which yields MTVHHLNELLLISSLVLLIAVAAVRISSRSGLPSLLLYLGIGVVIGQDGLFHVKFDNVELTQVIGYAALVVILAEGGLGTKWKEVKPALPAAAALSTVGVGISVGVTATAAHYLIGLEWRQALIIGAVVSSTDAAAVFSVLRKVPLPSRVTGALEAESGFNDAPVVIMVVALSAAGPVEHWYVLLGEITLELAIGACIGLAVGWAGAFGLRRVALPASGLYPIAVMAIAVAAYAIGAAAHGSGFLAVYLASMVLGNSKLPHAPANRGFAEGLGWIAQIGMFVLLGLLVTPHQLGDDFMPALIVGLVLTVVARPLAVLVSLLPFRIPWQEQALMSWAGLRGAVPIILATIPMVSGIEGSLRIFNIVFLLVVVYTLIQGPTLPWLAKALRLGSSTDTADLGIESAPLERLRGHLLSVAIPEGSKMHGVEVGELRLPSGSAVTLVVRDDKSFVPLPATVLRRGDELLVVATDPVRDAAEQRLRAVAQGGKLAGWLGTGRGRGGRGTGGGSGSGSGAGSGSGRGSGVAGKLS from the coding sequence CTGACTGTCCACCATCTCAATGAACTTCTGCTGATCAGCTCCCTCGTCCTGCTGATCGCGGTCGCCGCCGTGCGGATCTCCTCGCGGAGCGGGCTTCCCAGCCTGCTCCTGTACCTCGGCATCGGGGTCGTCATAGGGCAGGACGGCCTGTTCCACGTGAAGTTCGACAACGTCGAGCTGACTCAGGTGATCGGCTACGCGGCTCTCGTGGTGATCCTGGCCGAAGGCGGTCTGGGCACCAAGTGGAAAGAAGTGAAACCCGCGCTGCCCGCGGCCGCCGCGCTGTCGACCGTGGGGGTCGGGATCAGCGTGGGCGTGACGGCCACGGCCGCGCACTATCTGATCGGCCTGGAGTGGCGGCAGGCACTGATCATCGGCGCGGTCGTCTCCTCGACGGACGCCGCCGCGGTCTTCTCCGTCCTGCGCAAGGTGCCGCTGCCGTCCCGGGTGACCGGGGCGCTGGAGGCCGAGTCCGGGTTCAATGACGCCCCCGTGGTGATCATGGTGGTCGCGCTCTCCGCCGCCGGGCCGGTCGAGCACTGGTACGTCCTGCTCGGCGAGATCACGCTGGAACTGGCGATCGGCGCCTGTATCGGGCTCGCGGTCGGCTGGGCCGGCGCCTTCGGGCTGCGGCGAGTGGCGCTGCCCGCCTCCGGGCTCTATCCGATCGCCGTGATGGCCATCGCCGTGGCGGCGTACGCCATCGGCGCCGCGGCCCACGGCAGTGGCTTCCTCGCCGTCTATCTGGCCTCGATGGTCCTGGGGAACTCCAAACTGCCGCACGCCCCGGCGAACCGCGGTTTCGCGGAAGGTCTCGGCTGGATCGCCCAGATCGGCATGTTCGTCCTGCTCGGACTGCTGGTGACACCGCACCAGCTGGGCGACGACTTCATGCCCGCGCTGATCGTCGGCCTCGTGCTGACCGTGGTGGCCAGGCCGCTGGCGGTGCTGGTCAGCCTGCTGCCCTTCCGCATCCCCTGGCAGGAACAGGCGCTGATGTCCTGGGCGGGGCTGCGCGGTGCGGTACCCATCATTCTGGCGACCATCCCGATGGTGTCGGGCATCGAGGGCAGTCTGCGGATCTTCAATATCGTCTTCCTCCTGGTCGTCGTCTACACGCTGATCCAGGGACCGACACTGCCCTGGCTGGCGAAGGCCCTGCGGCTCGGCTCGTCCACCGACACCGCGGATCTGGGCATCGAATCGGCGCCCCTGGAGCGGCTGCGCGGGCATCTCCTCTCCGTGGCGATCCCCGAAGGGTCGAAGATGCACGGCGTGGAGGTCGGGGAACTGCGGCTTCCGTCGGGATCCGCGGTGACCCTGGTCGTCCGGGACGACAAGAGCTTCGTGCCGCTGCCGGCGACGGTGCTGCGCCGCGGCGACGAGCTGCTGGTAGTGGCGACGGATCCAGTGCGGGACGCGGCGGAGCAGCGGCTGCGCGCCGTCGCCCAGGGCGGAAAGCTGGCCGGCTGGCTCGGAACGGGCCGCGGCAGGGGCGGCAGGGGTACGGGCGGGGGCAGCGGATCGGGTTCGGGGGCCGGTTCGGGTTCGGGAAGAGGCTCGGGGGTCGCCGGAAAGCTCTCGTAA
- the sepX gene encoding divisome protein SepX/GlpR gives MSSSGLIYAVIVGAWAAYLVPMWLRRQDELNEARPTERFSTAIRLLSGRAAMERRYAKELQGRAEEAGTDGEPDSRTESISSVDVRSFSAPRDHTEVRMEIHPPSRTVPRPAPEPSPLRPERPAPPEPSQERRARRERRARPSGTAAERARRAQRSQVLARRRRTTVVLFFTFTLGAVVAAVGGLGLLWAPAVPAVLLSTYIVHLRGQERRRFAFTMDRRRAEAAAQRLRENRPRRHQPASAATGEPEQEPEPRPEPEPEPVPAVSPQEAGRRALVEQTDHAEWVDQQRERGPARGDSWEPVPVPLPTYVTAPVAPRASGGVDVTDPETWSAARSSTAEPTPTPDAVPAPSPPAPRRGRDRGRTPLFDQYDEDTRPRAANE, from the coding sequence GTGAGCAGCAGCGGCCTCATCTACGCAGTCATCGTCGGGGCTTGGGCCGCCTACTTGGTGCCGATGTGGCTCCGCAGGCAGGACGAGCTGAATGAGGCGCGTCCGACGGAACGCTTCAGCACCGCCATCCGGCTGCTGTCCGGAAGGGCGGCCATGGAGCGCCGTTACGCCAAGGAGCTTCAGGGACGTGCCGAGGAGGCGGGGACCGACGGGGAACCGGACAGTCGTACGGAATCGATCAGCTCCGTGGACGTCCGGTCCTTCTCCGCGCCCCGGGACCACACCGAGGTACGGATGGAGATCCACCCGCCCTCGCGTACGGTGCCCCGACCCGCGCCCGAACCCTCTCCGCTCCGCCCCGAGCGCCCCGCTCCGCCCGAGCCGTCGCAGGAACGACGAGCCCGGCGCGAGCGGCGGGCTCGCCCCTCGGGTACGGCGGCGGAGCGAGCCCGGCGCGCGCAGCGCTCGCAGGTCCTCGCGCGCCGGCGCCGTACCACCGTCGTCCTCTTCTTCACCTTCACGCTCGGCGCGGTCGTCGCCGCGGTCGGCGGACTGGGCCTCCTGTGGGCGCCGGCGGTTCCGGCCGTCCTGCTGAGCACGTACATCGTGCATCTGCGCGGCCAGGAACGGCGCCGCTTCGCGTTCACGATGGACCGGCGCAGGGCCGAGGCCGCCGCCCAGCGCCTCCGCGAGAACCGCCCGCGCCGCCACCAGCCCGCCTCGGCCGCCACCGGCGAGCCCGAACAGGAGCCCGAACCTCGCCCCGAGCCCGAACCCGAGCCCGTTCCCGCGGTCTCACCCCAGGAGGCGGGCCGCCGCGCCCTGGTCGAGCAGACCGACCACGCGGAATGGGTCGACCAGCAGCGTGAACGCGGTCCCGCCCGGGGCGACAGCTGGGAGCCGGTCCCGGTCCCGCTGCCCACCTACGTCACCGCCCCGGTCGCCCCCCGGGCCTCCGGTGGCGTGGACGTGACCGACCCGGAGACCTGGAGCGCGGCCCGCTCCTCCACGGCCGAGCCCACCCCCACCCCCGACGCGGTCCCGGCCCCGTCCCCTCCGGCCCCGCGCCGCGGCCGCGACCGAGGCAGGACCCCCCTCTTCGACCAGTACGACGAAGACACCCGCCCCCGCGCCGCCAACGAGTGA
- a CDS encoding MogA/MoaB family molybdenum cofactor biosynthesis protein: MSGPARHETAVAPYRALVVTASNRASAGVYADRGGPILADGLAALGFAVDGPRVVPDGDPVERALRDGVAAAYDVILTTGGTGLSPTDRTPDVTRRVVDYEIPGIPEAIRAEGVLKVPTAALSRGVAGVAGGTLIVNLPGSTGGVRDGLAVLERLLVHAVEQIHGGDHTRTSG, encoded by the coding sequence ATGAGCGGACCGGCGAGACACGAGACGGCGGTGGCGCCGTACCGGGCCCTGGTCGTCACGGCCTCCAACCGCGCCTCGGCAGGCGTCTACGCCGACCGAGGGGGCCCGATCCTGGCCGACGGCCTGGCCGCGCTCGGCTTCGCGGTCGACGGACCGCGGGTCGTTCCCGACGGTGATCCGGTCGAGCGGGCGCTGCGCGACGGCGTGGCCGCCGCGTACGACGTGATCCTCACGACCGGCGGCACCGGCCTCTCGCCGACGGACCGCACCCCGGACGTCACCCGGCGCGTCGTCGACTACGAGATCCCGGGCATCCCCGAGGCGATCCGCGCCGAGGGCGTCCTCAAGGTCCCCACCGCCGCGCTCTCCCGGGGCGTGGCGGGCGTGGCGGGAGGAACGCTGATCGTGAACCTGCCGGGCTCGACCGGCGGTGTGCGCGACGGCCTCGCCGTGCTCGAACGGCTGCTCGTCCATGCCGTGGAGCAGATCCACGGCGGCGATCACACCCGTACGTCCGGATGA
- a CDS encoding GNAT family N-acetyltransferase: protein MNPAWPVTLANGDVVLRPIKLRDQAAWREVNRRNRDWLRPWEATIPPPPPGAPGARRPTYRQMVRHLRAEAAAGRMLPFVIEYQGRLVGQLTVAGITWGSMCSGHVGYWVDREVAGRGVMPTAVALAVDHCFRSVGLHRVEVCIRPENGPSRRVVDKLGFREEGLRPRYLHIDGAWRDHLVYVLTAEEVPEGLLHRWRQRRPENNQKMK, encoded by the coding sequence ATGAACCCGGCCTGGCCCGTGACCCTGGCGAACGGCGATGTCGTCCTGCGCCCGATAAAGCTGCGCGACCAGGCCGCCTGGCGCGAGGTGAACCGGCGCAACCGCGACTGGCTGCGTCCCTGGGAAGCGACGATTCCGCCGCCGCCCCCCGGCGCCCCCGGAGCCCGGCGGCCCACGTACCGCCAGATGGTCCGCCATCTGCGCGCCGAGGCCGCCGCCGGCCGGATGCTGCCGTTCGTCATCGAGTACCAGGGGCGGCTGGTCGGGCAGTTGACGGTCGCCGGGATCACCTGGGGCTCGATGTGCTCGGGACATGTCGGCTACTGGGTGGACCGCGAGGTCGCGGGGCGTGGTGTCATGCCGACGGCCGTCGCCCTCGCCGTCGACCACTGCTTCCGGTCGGTGGGGCTGCACCGCGTCGAGGTCTGCATCCGGCCGGAGAACGGGCCGAGCCGCAGGGTGGTCGACAAGCTCGGATTCCGCGAGGAGGGGCTGCGTCCGCGCTATCTCCACATCGACGGCGCGTGGCGGGATCATCTCGTCTATGTGCTCACGGCGGAGGAGGTGCCGGAGGGGCTGCTCCACCGGTGGCGGCAGAGACGCCCGGAGAACAATCAGAAAATGAAATAA
- the galU gene encoding UTP--glucose-1-phosphate uridylyltransferase GalU has protein sequence MTHSPSRITKAVIPAAGLGTRFLPATKATPKEMLPVVDKPAIQYVVEEAVAAGLSDVLMVTGRNKRPLEDHFDRNYELEQALTLKGDTERLAKVQESSDLATMHYVRQGDPRGLGHAVLCAAPHVGDEPFAVLLGDDLIDPRDPLLARMVEIQEREGGSVVALMEVDPAQIHLYGCAAVEATDDPDVVKVHDLVEKPDAADAPSNYAIIGRYVLDPAVFEILRKTEPGRGGEIQLTDALQQLSADEKVGGPVHGVVFQGRRYDTGDRGDYLRAIVRLACEREDLGPDFRTWLRSYVSEEM, from the coding sequence ATGACTCACTCGCCCTCCAGGATCACCAAGGCTGTCATCCCCGCCGCCGGCCTCGGCACCCGCTTCCTGCCCGCCACCAAGGCCACTCCCAAGGAGATGCTGCCGGTCGTCGACAAGCCGGCGATCCAGTACGTGGTGGAGGAGGCGGTGGCCGCCGGGCTCTCCGACGTCCTCATGGTCACCGGCCGCAACAAGCGCCCTCTTGAGGACCACTTCGACCGGAACTACGAGCTGGAGCAGGCGCTCACGCTCAAGGGCGACACCGAACGCCTCGCCAAGGTCCAGGAGTCCAGCGACCTCGCCACCATGCACTACGTGCGCCAGGGCGACCCCAGGGGCCTCGGCCACGCCGTGCTGTGCGCCGCTCCGCACGTCGGCGACGAGCCCTTCGCGGTCCTGCTCGGTGACGACCTGATCGATCCGCGCGACCCGCTGCTGGCCCGGATGGTCGAGATCCAGGAGCGGGAGGGCGGCAGCGTCGTCGCCCTCATGGAGGTCGACCCGGCGCAGATCCATCTGTACGGATGCGCCGCGGTCGAGGCCACGGACGACCCGGACGTCGTCAAGGTCCACGACCTGGTCGAGAAGCCCGACGCCGCCGACGCCCCCAGCAACTACGCCATCATCGGCCGCTACGTGCTGGACCCGGCCGTCTTCGAGATACTGCGCAAGACCGAGCCGGGCCGCGGAGGTGAGATCCAGCTCACCGACGCCCTCCAGCAGCTCTCCGCCGACGAGAAGGTGGGCGGACCGGTCCACGGCGTCGTTTTCCAGGGCCGCCGCTATGACACCGGTGACCGGGGCGACTATCTGCGTGCCATTGTCAGACTCGCATGCGAACGTGAAGACCTGGGACCGGACTTCCGGACCTGGCTCCGCAGTTACGTCAGCGAGGAGATGTAG